In Propionimicrobium sp. PCR01-08-3, one DNA window encodes the following:
- a CDS encoding ATP-binding cassette domain-containing protein — MITVKNLTKVYGKGGKAVAAVQDVSLHVPDGGIFGILGRSGAGKTTLMRCLTALERPTSGSVEVAGTELTSLNRAQLREIRHTMGMIFQHFNLLGSRTAAANVAFPLEIQGVAGPQRKARVDELLKLVGLDDRAGSYPSQLSGGQKQRVGIARALAAGPQVLFCDEATSALDPATTEQILDLLKKINEETGVTVVLITHESEVVRRICDSAALMANGRVAEHGPLVELVANPNSRLADILLPTGDPALDPDERSMVLTFVGGHTSEPVISGLTKHFGLDVSILGGSVDWIAGQKVGRLRVALSHPDGVYDRAAVHQYLTDREVSARL; from the coding sequence ATGATCACCGTCAAGAACCTGACGAAGGTTTACGGAAAAGGTGGCAAAGCCGTTGCGGCCGTGCAGGACGTCAGCCTGCACGTGCCCGACGGCGGCATCTTCGGCATCCTCGGACGCAGTGGGGCCGGCAAGACGACGCTGATGCGTTGCCTGACCGCACTCGAGCGTCCGACGTCGGGTTCGGTGGAAGTGGCCGGTACTGAGCTCACCTCACTTAACCGGGCTCAGCTGCGTGAGATCCGGCATACGATGGGCATGATCTTCCAGCACTTCAACCTGCTGGGGAGCCGAACCGCGGCCGCGAATGTCGCATTTCCGCTGGAGATTCAGGGCGTGGCCGGGCCTCAGCGCAAGGCAAGGGTGGACGAACTGCTGAAGCTGGTCGGGCTCGATGACCGGGCCGGCTCGTACCCCTCGCAACTGTCCGGTGGCCAGAAACAGCGTGTGGGCATCGCCCGCGCGCTCGCTGCCGGGCCCCAGGTGCTGTTCTGCGACGAGGCCACCAGCGCCTTGGACCCCGCCACCACCGAGCAGATCCTCGATCTGCTGAAGAAGATCAACGAGGAAACCGGTGTCACGGTCGTCTTGATCACCCACGAGTCCGAAGTGGTGCGCCGTATCTGTGACTCGGCAGCCCTGATGGCAAACGGACGCGTGGCCGAGCACGGGCCGCTGGTCGAGCTGGTCGCGAACCCGAATTCTCGGCTCGCCGACATCCTGCTGCCGACCGGAGACCCGGCACTCGACCCCGACGAGCGGTCGATGGTGCTGACATTTGTCGGCGGCCACACCTCGGAGCCGGTCATCTCGGGGCTGACCAAGCATTTCGGTCTCGATGTCTCGATCCTCGGGGGCTCGGTCGACTGGATCGCGGGGCAGAAGGTGGGCCGGCTGCGTGTCGCGTTGTCACACCCGGATGGCGTCTACGACAGGGCGGCCGTCCACCAGTACTTGACCGACCGGGAAGTGAGCGCGCGGTTATGA
- a CDS encoding iron ABC transporter permease: MSQPVVTSTGWDKTQSRPGFRPIVFVVLLVLLVAAFVYGVGTGSIELAPGQVLRGIFGPDDYEWHRVVWDIRLPRVLLAAMVGANLATSGVILQAIMGNPLADPGIIGVSSGAGLFGIVILLAFPALYMMVPVFAFIGALGACIIIYMLAWKGGIQPMRIILAGVAVSTLCSAGISAVMVLYSDRVQNALLFMNGSLSMRSWGEVQQLWPYSLLALAAALVCTRRLDVIVLGDDIARSMGMNVQANRILLTAVAALLAASAVSAVGLLGFVGLIVPHIMRLILGTNHTFLVPGSILFGAALVMFSDTVARTLFSPVEIPVGIAMAVLGVPFFLFLLRRAM; encoded by the coding sequence ATGAGTCAACCCGTTGTGACCTCGACCGGGTGGGACAAGACGCAGTCTCGCCCGGGGTTTCGTCCGATCGTCTTCGTTGTTCTACTGGTGCTACTCGTCGCGGCGTTCGTCTACGGAGTGGGCACCGGGAGCATCGAACTGGCCCCGGGACAGGTGCTGCGGGGCATCTTCGGGCCCGACGACTACGAATGGCACCGGGTTGTCTGGGACATCCGGCTGCCCCGGGTGCTGCTGGCGGCCATGGTCGGCGCCAACCTCGCCACCTCGGGCGTGATCTTGCAGGCCATCATGGGCAATCCGCTGGCTGACCCTGGGATCATCGGTGTCTCATCGGGTGCCGGATTGTTCGGCATCGTCATCTTGCTGGCCTTCCCCGCCCTCTACATGATGGTGCCGGTTTTCGCCTTCATCGGTGCCCTGGGTGCCTGCATCATCATCTATATGCTCGCCTGGAAGGGCGGCATTCAGCCGATGCGGATCATCTTGGCCGGCGTCGCCGTTTCGACGTTGTGCAGCGCGGGTATCTCGGCTGTCATGGTGCTGTACTCCGACCGCGTGCAGAACGCCCTGCTTTTCATGAACGGCTCGCTGTCGATGCGCAGTTGGGGTGAGGTGCAGCAGCTGTGGCCCTACAGTCTGCTCGCGCTGGCTGCCGCACTGGTCTGCACCCGAAGGCTCGACGTGATCGTGCTCGGGGACGACATCGCCCGCTCGATGGGCATGAATGTGCAAGCCAACCGGATCTTGCTGACCGCAGTGGCTGCGCTGCTAGCAGCCAGCGCGGTCAGCGCCGTCGGACTGCTCGGCTTCGTCGGCCTGATCGTGCCGCACATCATGCGGCTGATTCTCGGCACCAACCACACCTTCCTGGTTCCCGGTTCGATTCTGTTCGGTGCCGCGTTGGTGATGTTCAGCGACACGGTTGCCCGCACCCTGTTCAGCCCGGTCGAGATTCCGGTCGGCATCGCGATGGCCGTGCTGGGCGTGCCATTCTTCCTCTTCTTGCTAAGGAGGGCGATGTGA
- a CDS encoding type II toxin-antitoxin system HicA family toxin gives MKPQKYRDVTAVLTGQGWVWLRNAAGSHEIWGSPDGKTKLVVPHHREVTAGVLRKIAAKLDEVPDSWK, from the coding sequence ATGAAGCCCCAGAAGTATCGAGATGTAACGGCGGTACTTACTGGGCAGGGGTGGGTATGGCTGCGGAATGCCGCTGGTTCCCATGAGATCTGGGGATCACCCGATGGCAAGACGAAGCTGGTTGTTCCGCACCATCGAGAAGTAACCGCGGGCGTGCTGCGAAAGATCGCCGCGAAGCTGGACGAGGTTCCGGACAGTTGGAAGTAG
- a CDS encoding GNAT family N-acetyltransferase, protein MAITVRPAKAFDDVATLVGPKKPTSNVCFCLSYRLDSKEHLALHGPARGERMRELCAEDPPPGVIAYLDDEPVGWAAVYPRAGTSFATNRRIPQVDDLDVWSLWCLRVRPGYRKQGITHSLIDGAVEYAKNSGAPAVEAYPVDNKGEKVDLTMAYVGTRKLFEDAGFTKAADTKSVLNGFPRVLMRKMLDCR, encoded by the coding sequence ATGGCTATCACCGTGCGGCCCGCGAAGGCGTTCGACGATGTTGCGACGCTCGTCGGGCCCAAGAAGCCGACCTCGAATGTGTGCTTCTGCCTGAGCTATCGGCTGGACAGCAAGGAGCATCTCGCCCTGCACGGGCCCGCCCGCGGCGAGCGGATGCGGGAGCTGTGCGCCGAGGATCCGCCGCCCGGCGTCATCGCCTACCTGGACGACGAACCCGTCGGCTGGGCAGCGGTGTATCCCCGGGCCGGGACGAGCTTCGCCACCAATCGGCGGATCCCGCAGGTGGACGACCTGGATGTCTGGTCACTGTGGTGTTTGCGGGTCCGCCCCGGCTACCGGAAACAGGGCATCACGCATTCGTTGATCGACGGTGCGGTCGAGTATGCCAAGAATTCCGGCGCGCCCGCCGTCGAGGCCTACCCCGTCGACAACAAGGGCGAGAAGGTCGATCTGACAATGGCATACGTCGGCACGCGGAAGCTGTTCGAGGATGCCGGATTCACCAAAGCAGCCGACACGAAGTCGGTCCTCAACGGCTTCCCGCGCGTCCTGATGCGGAAGATGCTCGACTGCCGGTGA
- a CDS encoding HigA family addiction module antitoxin, whose product MSSSSTTTETDLMEPIHPGEILLEDFIEGFGITQNKLALSIEVPPRRINEIVHGKRGITADTAIRLARYFGTSEEFWMNLQSNYELRLERRALREVVASIKPLKAA is encoded by the coding sequence ATGTCGAGCTCATCGACTACCACTGAGACCGATTTGATGGAGCCGATCCATCCAGGCGAGATCCTGCTGGAAGATTTCATCGAGGGATTCGGAATCACACAGAACAAGCTTGCGTTGTCGATCGAAGTGCCGCCCCGGCGGATCAACGAAATCGTTCACGGCAAGCGGGGGATCACTGCCGACACCGCAATTCGTCTGGCACGATACTTCGGGACCTCCGAAGAGTTCTGGATGAACCTGCAGTCGAACTACGAGTTGCGCCTTGAGCGTCGCGCATTGCGTGAGGTTGTGGCCTCGATCAAGCCTTTGAAGGCCGCATAA
- a CDS encoding ABC transporter ATP-binding protein, which yields MNIPILSTRDLRLNLGGHEILHGINLDFSAHKIHAILGPNGCGKTTLVKGMCGAAKLSQGEVFLDGRPISGLSAAKMARKMALVWQGGHITGDLTVQRLVSYGRYAHLPWWQLRPPTHDHAVEHAMARTGVLPMASRRVETLSGGERQRVWLAAALAQEPELLLLDEPTTYLDIAHQIDILELVRKLNQTSGLTVVMVLHDLTQAARYCDDCVVMGDGRVLRQGRPDEALSWAAIAQDFSVDSWVTNDPQGGRPVVAPRARVRRSNNFGPDRQSTN from the coding sequence GTGAATATCCCGATACTCAGCACTCGTGATCTGCGGCTGAATCTCGGCGGCCACGAGATCCTGCACGGCATCAACCTCGACTTCTCGGCACACAAGATCCACGCCATTCTCGGGCCGAACGGTTGCGGCAAGACCACCCTGGTCAAGGGCATGTGCGGGGCGGCGAAACTCAGTCAGGGCGAGGTCTTTCTGGACGGACGGCCGATCAGCGGACTCAGCGCGGCAAAGATGGCCCGCAAGATGGCGCTCGTGTGGCAGGGCGGTCATATCACCGGCGATCTGACCGTGCAGCGGCTGGTGAGTTATGGACGCTACGCGCATCTGCCCTGGTGGCAGCTGCGTCCGCCCACCCATGACCATGCGGTGGAACATGCCATGGCGCGCACCGGGGTGCTGCCGATGGCATCTCGCCGCGTCGAAACCCTGTCGGGCGGCGAACGGCAACGGGTCTGGCTGGCTGCGGCACTGGCTCAGGAGCCGGAACTGCTGCTGCTCGATGAGCCCACCACCTATCTCGACATCGCCCATCAGATCGACATCTTGGAGCTGGTCCGCAAGCTCAACCAGACCAGCGGACTCACCGTGGTCATGGTGCTGCACGATCTCACCCAGGCCGCCCGCTACTGCGACGACTGCGTGGTGATGGGCGATGGCAGAGTGCTGCGTCAAGGCCGGCCGGACGAAGCCCTCTCCTGGGCGGCGATCGCCCAGGATTTCTCAGTCGATTCGTGGGTGACCAACGATCCGCAGGGCGGGCGTCCGGTGGTCGCACCGCGCGCCCGGGTGCGACGGTCGAATAACTTCGGGCCCGACCGGCAATCAACAAATTAG
- a CDS encoding DUF222 domain-containing protein, with product MEDHTTRKADDGEKATPAPGSVLSAVGVPVDSADMPASRPTHPSRPAAGSAPGSTDGQVAEPICGTEALVRPSDAANAVAALDFAHQQIKAFEVAELIAILHAADLWQIDQEAVFEGMERFMTPGHDGTPKIGEFLALEIGPLLGIPASLALAQIGFALDLRHRHPRMFQKVICGQVRVWRAKKVCQRCACLPLKACLEVDEKMADILAYQPLSKAMKDLEEHVIAADHELARKRAEAKRLSRFIHISPIDDGHVSIYGVVNPEDGLMFDFVLRKIAGTLPTSPDPLIGRDLDIRRAKALGILCRHFQNQPCQQGALPVTTSAPPDTRPVSQRSATSNAEHLADSWFWEESSRAGSGDPAIDLGDESFFPQPADESPAPGSSSRSDLTSQQPITSFAPASDAPRAGSGSAEIQRPVPDWRHTLDAIFGTEADEVSDTGISGRSMVGTAETGSQVGHDSRRPADTPPSTRTSSGSGSCSFSLPGRSFGTNEPRVFDVDEPPPEDAEDSCPPDGHGSLDRNADLPVCPRSAEGATMPVHTLVVHINADDLVPGHTSGTGEGDPEQSGPWNRAGHGRRNADPSATDCESDDHPGHGPHLPPLGVARVDGWGPLLTSQLPEFLKDSTVIVRPIIDPGTIQPSDAYQTPDRMRFVIEQRNPVDVFPYGTIAAQHCDMDHTIPFVNGDKGQTHPGNLGPLSRKAHRAKTHGDCQLEQPSPGLYIWTTKLGYHYAITAAGTTRIQIPGSIENMAKMPSIAAAESRPSHRSESDTPTAGPKSKD from the coding sequence ATGGAAGACCACACGACGCGCAAAGCGGACGATGGAGAGAAGGCAACCCCTGCTCCCGGTTCGGTGCTCAGTGCGGTTGGCGTACCGGTCGATTCCGCGGACATGCCAGCCTCTCGGCCAACACATCCTTCCCGGCCGGCCGCGGGCTCTGCTCCCGGCTCGACCGATGGTCAGGTGGCAGAGCCGATTTGTGGCACCGAGGCGCTGGTCAGGCCGTCCGACGCTGCGAATGCTGTGGCTGCCTTGGATTTTGCGCATCAGCAGATCAAAGCATTTGAGGTCGCCGAACTGATCGCTATCCTGCATGCTGCCGATTTGTGGCAGATCGATCAGGAGGCCGTGTTCGAAGGCATGGAACGATTCATGACCCCGGGTCATGACGGCACCCCGAAAATCGGTGAGTTCTTGGCGTTGGAGATCGGCCCCCTGCTCGGCATCCCCGCATCACTGGCGCTCGCTCAGATCGGGTTCGCTCTCGACCTGCGGCATCGGCATCCCCGCATGTTCCAGAAGGTCATCTGTGGCCAGGTGCGGGTCTGGCGGGCCAAGAAAGTCTGCCAACGCTGCGCCTGCCTCCCCCTGAAAGCGTGCCTTGAGGTGGACGAGAAGATGGCCGACATTCTCGCCTATCAGCCGTTGTCGAAAGCGATGAAAGACCTGGAAGAACACGTCATCGCCGCCGACCACGAGCTGGCCCGCAAACGCGCCGAGGCGAAACGGTTGTCCCGATTCATCCACATCTCGCCGATCGACGACGGACACGTCTCCATCTACGGTGTGGTGAATCCCGAAGACGGGTTGATGTTCGACTTCGTCCTGAGAAAGATCGCAGGCACCCTGCCCACCTCCCCGGATCCGTTGATCGGACGCGACCTTGATATCCGCCGCGCGAAAGCCCTGGGTATCCTCTGTCGGCACTTCCAAAACCAGCCCTGCCAACAAGGTGCCCTGCCCGTCACGACGTCAGCTCCGCCCGACACCAGGCCGGTCAGTCAGCGGTCCGCGACGTCGAATGCTGAACACCTGGCAGACTCCTGGTTCTGGGAAGAATCCTCGCGGGCGGGCAGCGGCGACCCGGCTATCGATCTTGGCGACGAGTCGTTCTTCCCGCAACCAGCGGACGAGTCGCCAGCACCTGGATCGTCAAGCCGCTCCGACCTCACCTCCCAGCAACCCATCACCTCCTTCGCTCCAGCATCAGACGCCCCGCGAGCGGGCAGTGGATCAGCCGAAATTCAGCGGCCGGTTCCGGACTGGCGCCACACGTTGGATGCCATCTTCGGCACCGAAGCCGACGAAGTCTCCGACACCGGGATCTCAGGTCGCAGCATGGTGGGGACAGCGGAAACCGGGAGTCAAGTCGGCCACGATTCCCGTAGACCGGCCGACACACCGCCATCAACGCGGACCTCTAGCGGATCCGGCAGCTGCTCCTTCTCACTTCCGGGCCGATCATTCGGGACGAATGAGCCTCGGGTATTCGACGTTGATGAGCCACCACCCGAGGATGCCGAGGACTCCTGTCCGCCGGACGGTCACGGCAGTCTGGACAGGAATGCGGATCTGCCGGTATGCCCGCGCTCTGCCGAGGGCGCCACCATGCCCGTCCACACGCTGGTCGTGCATATCAACGCCGACGACTTGGTGCCGGGCCACACCTCCGGAACGGGCGAGGGCGATCCGGAGCAGTCGGGGCCCTGGAATAGGGCTGGTCATGGCCGCCGCAACGCTGACCCCAGTGCAACCGATTGCGAGTCAGATGATCATCCAGGCCACGGCCCACATCTGCCGCCGCTTGGGGTCGCCCGTGTCGACGGTTGGGGACCCCTGCTCACCAGCCAACTGCCCGAGTTCTTGAAAGACTCGACAGTCATCGTCCGACCCATCATTGATCCGGGCACCATTCAGCCGTCGGACGCCTATCAGACGCCCGATCGGATGCGGTTCGTCATCGAGCAACGCAACCCCGTCGACGTATTCCCCTACGGGACGATCGCCGCCCAGCACTGCGACATGGATCACACCATTCCATTCGTGAACGGGGACAAAGGCCAAACCCATCCCGGCAACCTCGGGCCGCTATCCCGCAAAGCCCACCGGGCGAAAACTCACGGCGACTGCCAGTTAGAGCAGCCCAGCCCCGGCCTCTACATCTGGACCACGAAACTCGGCTACCACTACGCCATCACCGCCGCAGGCACCACCAGAATCCAAATACCCGGCTCCATCGAAAATATGGCGAAAATGCCGTCGATCGCCGCGGCGGAATCCCGACCATCACATCGATCGGAATCAGATACACCAACGGCAGGCCCGAAGTCGAAGGACTGA
- the dxr gene encoding 1-deoxy-D-xylulose-5-phosphate reductoisomerase yields MRNVVILGSTGSIGTQAIDVIRQRPGQFNVVGLSAGGSSLDLLCEQVQAMRPNVVAVADEQAADQLRSRISDDVDVWAGTEASTKLARYEGADVVLNSITGAAGLEPTLATLDAGITLALANKESLVIGGRLVTDAAAPGQIVAVDSEHSAFAQALRAGKKSEVRKLILTASGGPFRGRSLAELAGVTPEQAMAHPTWAMGRVITINSSTLVNKGLELLEASLLYDVPLDAIQVVVHPQSMVHSMVEYVDGSTIAQCSPPDMRLPIALGLTWPDRVPDAAPAFDWTQATAWTFEPLDNEAFPAVELARRVGKVGGVAPAVFNGANEVCVDAFCNGRLSFTGIVDTITACVDALLGADRPDFGEYSVRAVLAADAWARQAAARLIEA; encoded by the coding sequence GTGCGCAATGTGGTGATTCTTGGTTCTACCGGCTCGATCGGGACGCAGGCCATCGACGTGATCCGGCAGCGGCCCGGACAGTTCAACGTGGTGGGGTTGTCGGCGGGCGGTTCGTCGCTGGATCTTTTGTGCGAGCAGGTTCAGGCCATGCGTCCGAATGTGGTTGCCGTCGCCGATGAACAAGCAGCCGACCAATTGCGCAGCCGGATATCCGACGATGTCGACGTGTGGGCAGGGACCGAGGCGTCCACCAAGCTCGCCCGCTACGAAGGCGCAGACGTGGTGCTGAACTCGATCACCGGAGCGGCCGGTCTCGAACCGACGCTGGCGACCCTCGATGCGGGAATCACGCTGGCCCTGGCCAACAAAGAGTCGCTGGTGATCGGCGGCCGACTCGTGACCGACGCCGCAGCGCCCGGACAGATCGTCGCCGTCGACTCCGAGCACTCGGCGTTCGCTCAGGCACTCCGAGCTGGCAAAAAGTCCGAGGTGCGCAAGCTGATTCTTACTGCGTCCGGCGGGCCGTTCCGCGGCCGCAGCCTGGCCGAACTCGCCGGCGTCACCCCCGAGCAGGCCATGGCACACCCCACCTGGGCGATGGGCAGAGTGATCACCATCAACTCGTCCACCCTCGTCAACAAGGGATTGGAGCTGCTCGAAGCGAGCCTGCTGTACGACGTGCCGCTGGACGCCATCCAGGTCGTCGTCCATCCGCAATCGATGGTGCACTCGATGGTCGAATACGTCGACGGCTCCACCATCGCCCAGTGCTCGCCGCCCGACATGCGGCTGCCGATCGCGTTGGGGCTGACCTGGCCCGACCGGGTTCCGGACGCAGCACCCGCCTTCGATTGGACGCAGGCGACTGCCTGGACCTTCGAACCGCTCGACAACGAGGCCTTCCCGGCCGTCGAACTGGCCCGCCGCGTCGGCAAGGTCGGCGGAGTCGCACCCGCGGTCTTTAACGGCGCGAACGAGGTCTGCGTCGATGCCTTCTGCAACGGCAGGCTGTCGTTCACCGGCATCGTGGACACCATCACGGCTTGTGTCGATGCCCTGCTCGGCGCCGATAGACCCGACTTCGGCGAGTACTCGGTCCGCGCGGTGCTCGCTGCGGACGCCTGGGCCCGGCAAGCCGCCGCCCGGTTGATCGAGGCGTGA
- a CDS encoding mandelate racemase/muconate lactonizing enzyme family protein has product MKISRIETFILKVPLGGDRFFSSQAAFPERNSFLVKLTTDDGLTGWGEGGQYGPAEPVKACVEHVLGPTLLAMPDASPGLVWDTLYTQTRDFGQKGAYIEAISAIDIALWDLAGKALGVPVSTLMGGRFRDSVQAYGTGGYYRETTFDPARDLSALQSEMERYAATGFAMLKIKIGLLPVRQDAARIARVRQALGDDFHLLTDANHAYNSSTAVLMGRHLEDAGVEMFEEPVPPEDREGYARVRTALSVPIAGGEAEYTRYGFRDFIAGGCVDIVQPDICVCGGISEAMKIQALASAHNLRVVPHVWGSGIALAAGLQVCSALPLTPFGYVPVPLQNEPVIEFDRTRNPLRDDLLTTPFTLHDGRVAVPDRPGLGVDVDPEVLNRYRVA; this is encoded by the coding sequence ATGAAGATCAGCCGTATCGAGACGTTCATCCTCAAGGTGCCGCTGGGCGGCGACCGCTTCTTCTCGTCCCAGGCGGCCTTCCCCGAACGCAACAGCTTCTTGGTGAAACTGACCACCGATGACGGCTTGACCGGGTGGGGCGAAGGTGGCCAATATGGCCCGGCCGAACCCGTCAAGGCATGTGTCGAGCACGTGCTCGGCCCGACTTTGCTCGCCATGCCGGACGCCTCCCCCGGCTTGGTTTGGGACACGCTCTATACCCAAACCCGGGATTTCGGTCAGAAGGGCGCTTACATCGAGGCCATCAGCGCGATCGACATCGCGCTGTGGGATCTCGCCGGAAAGGCGCTCGGGGTTCCGGTCTCCACGCTGATGGGCGGACGCTTCCGCGACAGCGTCCAGGCTTATGGCACCGGCGGCTACTACCGCGAGACGACCTTCGATCCGGCACGCGACCTTAGCGCGCTGCAATCCGAGATGGAACGTTACGCCGCCACCGGGTTCGCGATGCTCAAGATCAAGATAGGCCTGCTGCCGGTGCGCCAGGACGCAGCCCGGATCGCCAGAGTGCGGCAAGCCCTCGGCGACGACTTCCACCTGCTGACCGACGCCAACCATGCGTATAACTCGAGCACTGCCGTGCTGATGGGCCGTCATCTTGAGGACGCGGGCGTCGAGATGTTCGAAGAGCCGGTACCGCCCGAGGACCGCGAAGGATATGCCCGGGTGCGCACCGCGCTGAGCGTCCCGATCGCCGGTGGCGAGGCCGAGTACACCCGCTATGGGTTCCGTGATTTCATTGCCGGGGGCTGCGTCGATATCGTCCAGCCGGACATCTGCGTGTGCGGCGGTATCTCGGAGGCGATGAAGATTCAGGCGCTGGCGTCCGCTCATAATCTGCGCGTGGTGCCGCATGTCTGGGGGTCGGGCATCGCTCTTGCTGCGGGCTTACAGGTCTGCAGCGCCCTGCCGCTGACGCCGTTTGGATACGTGCCGGTGCCGCTGCAGAACGAGCCGGTGATCGAATTCGACAGGACCCGAAATCCGTTGCGCGATGACCTGCTAACTACGCCTTTCACGCTGCATGACGGTCGAGTCGCCGTTCCCGATCGCCCGGGTCTGGGTGTCGATGTCGATCCCGAGGTGCTGAACCGCTACCGCGTCGCCTGA
- a CDS encoding type II toxin-antitoxin system RelE/ParE family toxin: MIRSFGSKDTEQIWHEQYVKGVDRVLQRATLRKLEMIHAAKNVEDLRIPPGNRLERLTGDRRGQYSIRVNTQWRICFVWTEGGAEDVELIDYH; the protein is encoded by the coding sequence ATGATCAGGTCGTTCGGGAGCAAAGACACCGAGCAGATCTGGCACGAGCAGTATGTCAAGGGCGTTGACCGCGTATTACAACGGGCGACCCTGCGAAAACTGGAGATGATCCATGCGGCCAAGAACGTCGAGGACCTCCGTATCCCACCGGGAAATCGTTTGGAACGGCTGACCGGCGATCGTCGCGGCCAGTACAGCATCCGCGTCAACACGCAGTGGCGGATTTGTTTTGTTTGGACTGAAGGAGGTGCAGAAGATGTCGAGCTCATCGACTACCACTGA
- a CDS encoding helix-turn-helix transcriptional regulator: protein MTTYTIDVSREGRRWVLDVRNLDIAGQTRALRDAADIGRGIVAAYLDIPEDDVKVDVKVHVPEAVSAQLVDAEKDEELGRAELASAAQKRRAAIRDLRAMGISQRDVAEALGMSPQRVSQLVKSSA from the coding sequence ATGACCACTTACACCATTGATGTGAGCCGGGAAGGGCGCCGGTGGGTGCTTGATGTGCGAAATCTCGATATCGCCGGTCAGACTCGAGCGTTGCGGGATGCCGCGGATATCGGCAGAGGAATCGTTGCTGCGTACCTTGATATTCCCGAAGACGATGTGAAGGTCGACGTCAAGGTCCACGTGCCGGAGGCTGTATCCGCTCAGCTTGTGGATGCGGAGAAGGACGAGGAACTCGGCCGGGCCGAATTGGCCTCGGCAGCCCAGAAGCGCCGCGCGGCGATCCGCGACCTACGGGCGATGGGAATAAGCCAACGGGACGTAGCCGAGGCCCTGGGGATGTCGCCCCAGCGCGTCAGCCAGCTGGTCAAGAGTTCGGCATAA
- a CDS encoding MetQ/NlpA family ABC transporter substrate-binding protein, whose product MRLRKLLTATVAATLLTSMAACGGSSSGDGSADISEPLKVMADVIPHAELIREAEDLGLLGDVKVDITEISGDVDVNQLTEAGDMDANFFQHVPYLDDWNANHEGSDLVAVATVHVEPLGLYSKKLTSLDDVPDGAVIAIPADATNQARGLFLLEDAGLLTLDVNRDDPDLDYSQVTDADVSENPKNISFIKIDRPQLAASLDDPGVTLSIVNGNYALEAGLIPSDDSLALETAENNPYANVLVTKETLKDDPRVQKLAEALESPELAQFITDNYQGSVLPATES is encoded by the coding sequence ATGCGACTTCGAAAACTGCTCACCGCCACGGTTGCCGCCACCCTGCTCACTTCGATGGCCGCCTGCGGTGGCTCGTCGAGCGGCGACGGCTCCGCCGACATCTCCGAACCTCTCAAGGTGATGGCCGACGTCATTCCCCACGCCGAACTCATCCGCGAGGCCGAAGACCTGGGCCTGCTGGGTGACGTCAAGGTCGATATCACCGAGATCTCCGGTGACGTTGACGTCAACCAGTTGACCGAGGCCGGCGATATGGACGCCAACTTCTTCCAGCACGTGCCCTACCTCGATGACTGGAATGCCAATCATGAGGGCTCGGATCTGGTTGCCGTCGCCACCGTGCATGTCGAGCCGTTGGGCCTCTACTCCAAGAAGCTCACTTCACTCGATGACGTTCCTGATGGTGCGGTGATCGCGATTCCGGCGGACGCCACCAATCAGGCACGCGGTCTGTTCCTGCTGGAGGATGCCGGTCTGCTGACCCTCGACGTGAACCGTGACGATCCGGATCTCGACTACTCGCAGGTGACCGACGCGGATGTCTCGGAGAACCCGAAGAACATTTCCTTCATCAAGATCGATCGTCCGCAACTCGCTGCCTCGCTCGACGACCCGGGTGTGACGCTGTCGATCGTCAACGGCAACTACGCACTTGAGGCCGGCCTGATTCCCTCGGACGATTCCCTCGCGCTGGAGACTGCCGAGAACAACCCCTACGCCAATGTGCTGGTCACCAAGGAAACCCTGAAGGACGACCCCCGCGTCCAGAAGCTGGCGGAGGCTCTCGAATCTCCCGAACTCGCGCAGTTCATCACCGATAACTACCAGGGCAGCGTACTGCCGGCCACCGAGAGCTAA